In Phragmites australis chromosome 24, lpPhrAust1.1, whole genome shotgun sequence, the following are encoded in one genomic region:
- the LOC133907271 gene encoding acylamino-acid-releasing enzyme 2-like isoform X2: MDAVTSEEYASQTELLKEFTNVPSIDNAWVFKTNSEDISTAMFSISQPNLLANSKRKYIMYSHITRADANSLDFQWSPFPIEMTGVSVIVPSPSGSKLLVVRNGEKGSPTKLEIVDQSHVDKEIHVKQSIHGPLYTEEWFHGISWNQEETLIAYIAEAPPQPKPAFVASGYRKEGSSEKDCNSWEGQGDWEEDWGETYSKKGRPSLFVLNISSGQVLAAEGIARSLSVGQVVWAPPSSSGCQKYLVFVGWLEHNGFRNTARKLGIKYCSNRPCALYAIRCPFEGPDADNTPISDGKSYSAVMGCNLTASISSAFFPRFSRDGKLLVFLSSKHAVDSGAHNATDSLYKINWPSDWKMDKQLDVTEVVPIVMCPEDDCFPGIYCSYMLSNPWFSDGCTMILTSAWRSTEVIISIDVLSGKVTRITPEDSYYSWSALAIGGDNVLAVSSSPIDPPHIRYGRQMTPEGQAHRWTWDEVSSQWTTASNKVKSLLSHHSVSILKIPVDNPSDDLSDGGKLPFEAIFVSSKDSSHSPTVVILHGGPHSLSVSSYSKSSSFLASLGFNLLIVNYRGTLGFGEEALQSLPGKVGSQDVQDCLTALDYVIKEELIDASRVAVVGISHGGFLTTHLIGQAPDRFVVAAARNPVCNLALMIGITDIPDWCYTVACGTEAKQYASESPSPDCLRLFYQKSPIAHISKVKAPLLMLLGGADLRVPVSNGLQYARALRESGGEVKIMFFPEDIHEINIPRSEFESFLNIGVWFKKHLK, from the exons ATGGATGCAGTGACATCTGAAGAATATGCTTCTCAAACCGAGTTACTGAAAGAATTCACCAATGTCCCGAGCATTGACAATGCTTGGGTTTTCAAAACCAACAGTG AAGACATATCCACAGCAATGTTTTCCATCAGCCAGCCAAACCTACTGGCGAACAGCAAGaggaaatacattatgtatTCTCACATTACGAGAGCTGATGCTAACTCTCTGGATTTCCAATGGTCTCCTTTTCCCATTGAAATGACTGGAGTATCGGTCATTGTTCCATCCCCTTCGGGATCGAAGCTTCTTGTAGTGCGAAATGGAGAAAAAGGTTCCCCTACAAAGCTTGAAATTGTTGATCAATCACATGTGGATAAGGAGATACATGTAAAGCAGTCTATACATGGTCCGCTTTATACCGAAGAATG GTTTCATGGTATTTCCTGGAATCAAGAAGAGACCTTGATAGCATATATTGCTGAAGCACCACCCCAACCAAAaccagcttttgttgcttctggATACAGAAAGGAAGGTTCTTCTGAGAAAGACTGTAATAGCTGGGAAGGACAAGGAGATTGGGAAGAGGACTGGGGTGAAACATACTCCAAAAAAGGGAGACCCTCATTGTTCGTTCTCAACATTTCCAG TGGACAAGTGCTAGCTGCTGAAGGCATCGCAAGATCATTGAGTGTTGGCCAAGTTGTTTGGGCTCCACCATCTTCAAGTGGCTGTCAAAAGTATTTGGTCTTTGTTGGATGGTTAGAGCACAACGGGTTTCGGAACACTGCTAGGAAACTAGGTATCAAGTACTGTTCTAACAGGCCATGTGCTCTTTATGCAATTCGTTGCCCTTTTGAAGGACCAGATGCTGACAATACACCAATTAG TGATGGTAAATCATACTCTGCTGTAATGGGGTGCAACTTAACTGCGAGCATAAGCAGTGCTTTCTTCCCACGGTTCAG TCGTGATGGAAAGCTTCTGGTGTTTCTATCTTCAAAACATGCTGTAGATAGTGGAGCACATAATGCAACCGATTCTCTGTATAAGATCAACTGGCCTTCTGATTGGAAAATGGATAAACAACTCgatgttacagaagtg GTTCCTATTGTAATGTGCCCTGAAGATGACTGTTTTCCGGGTATTTACTGTTCATACATGCTATCCAATCCTTGGTTTTCTGATGGATGCACAATGATACTAACATCTGCTTGGAGAAGTACTGAAGTGATAATATCAATAGATGTTTTAAG TGGCAAAGTAACTAGAATAACTCCGGAAGACTCGTATTACTCATGGAGTGCTCTAGCAATAGGTGGCGACAATGTTCTTGCTG TGTCAAGTAGTCCCATCGACCCTCCTCACATCAGGTATGGACGCCAAATGACACCAGAGGGTCAAGCACACAGATGGACTTGGGATGAAGTTAGTAGTCAGTGGACAACAGCCAGCAATAAG GTTAAGTCCTTGTTATCGCATCACAGTGTCAGTATACTTAAAATTCCAGTCGATAACCCCTCTGATGACCTCTCTGATG GTGGCAAGCTTCCATTTGAGGCCATCTTTGTGTCCAGCAAGGATAGTTCACACAGTCCGACTGTCGTAATCCTTCATGGTGGCCCACATTCATTGTCTGTATCCAGCtattcaaaatcgtcatcattTCTTGCTTCACTTGGATTTAACCTGCTTATTGTAAATTATCG AGGTACACTGGGTTTCGGAGAGGAGGCTTTGCAATCACTTCCTGGAAAAGTTGGATCTCAG GATGTCCAAGACTGCCTTACAGCCCTAGATTATGTTATCAAGGAAGAGCTGATAGATGCATCTAGAGTAGCTGTTGTCGGGATTTCCCATGGTGGATTTTTGACAACTCATTTAATCGGTCAG GCTCCAGATAGATTTGTCGTGGCAGCTGCTCGGAATCCTGTCTGCAACCTGGCACTGATGATTGGCATCACTGACATCCCAGATTGGTGTTACACAGTGGCCTGTGGAACTGAAGCGAAACAATATGCCTCCGAATCTCCTTCGCCTGATTGTCTTCGCCTCTTCTACCAGAAATCGCCAATTGCCCATATTTCAAAA GTGAAAGCGCCCCTTCTTATGCTTCTTGGAGGAGCAGATCTTCGAGTACCTGTCTCCAATGGCCTACAG TACGCAAGGGCCCTGAGGGAAAGTGGAGGCGAGGtcaaaattatgtttttccCGGAGGACATACATGAAATTAACAT ACCACGGTCAGAATTCGAGAGCTTCCTCAACATTGGAGTCTGGTTCAAGAAGCATCTGAAATAG
- the LOC133907271 gene encoding acylamino-acid-releasing enzyme 2-like isoform X1, whose protein sequence is MDAVTSEEYASQTELLKEFTNVPSIDNAWVFKTNSEDISTAMFSISQPNLLANSKRKYIMYSHITRADANSLDFQWSPFPIEMTGVSVIVPSPSGSKLLVVRNGEKGSPTKLEIVDQSHVDKEIHVKQSIHGPLYTEEWFHGISWNQEETLIAYIAEAPPQPKPAFVASGYRKEGSSEKDCNSWEGQGDWEEDWGETYSKKGRPSLFVLNISSGQVLAAEGIARSLSVGQVVWAPPSSSGCQKYLVFVGWLEHNGFRNTARKLGIKYCSNRPCALYAIRCPFEGPDADNTPISIGLVASSGTNGCNILFLCTSDGKSYSAVMGCNLTASISSAFFPRFSRDGKLLVFLSSKHAVDSGAHNATDSLYKINWPSDWKMDKQLDVTEVVPIVMCPEDDCFPGIYCSYMLSNPWFSDGCTMILTSAWRSTEVIISIDVLSGKVTRITPEDSYYSWSALAIGGDNVLAVSSSPIDPPHIRYGRQMTPEGQAHRWTWDEVSSQWTTASNKVKSLLSHHSVSILKIPVDNPSDDLSDGGKLPFEAIFVSSKDSSHSPTVVILHGGPHSLSVSSYSKSSSFLASLGFNLLIVNYRGTLGFGEEALQSLPGKVGSQDVQDCLTALDYVIKEELIDASRVAVVGISHGGFLTTHLIGQAPDRFVVAAARNPVCNLALMIGITDIPDWCYTVACGTEAKQYASESPSPDCLRLFYQKSPIAHISKVKAPLLMLLGGADLRVPVSNGLQYARALRESGGEVKIMFFPEDIHEINIPRSEFESFLNIGVWFKKHLK, encoded by the exons ATGGATGCAGTGACATCTGAAGAATATGCTTCTCAAACCGAGTTACTGAAAGAATTCACCAATGTCCCGAGCATTGACAATGCTTGGGTTTTCAAAACCAACAGTG AAGACATATCCACAGCAATGTTTTCCATCAGCCAGCCAAACCTACTGGCGAACAGCAAGaggaaatacattatgtatTCTCACATTACGAGAGCTGATGCTAACTCTCTGGATTTCCAATGGTCTCCTTTTCCCATTGAAATGACTGGAGTATCGGTCATTGTTCCATCCCCTTCGGGATCGAAGCTTCTTGTAGTGCGAAATGGAGAAAAAGGTTCCCCTACAAAGCTTGAAATTGTTGATCAATCACATGTGGATAAGGAGATACATGTAAAGCAGTCTATACATGGTCCGCTTTATACCGAAGAATG GTTTCATGGTATTTCCTGGAATCAAGAAGAGACCTTGATAGCATATATTGCTGAAGCACCACCCCAACCAAAaccagcttttgttgcttctggATACAGAAAGGAAGGTTCTTCTGAGAAAGACTGTAATAGCTGGGAAGGACAAGGAGATTGGGAAGAGGACTGGGGTGAAACATACTCCAAAAAAGGGAGACCCTCATTGTTCGTTCTCAACATTTCCAG TGGACAAGTGCTAGCTGCTGAAGGCATCGCAAGATCATTGAGTGTTGGCCAAGTTGTTTGGGCTCCACCATCTTCAAGTGGCTGTCAAAAGTATTTGGTCTTTGTTGGATGGTTAGAGCACAACGGGTTTCGGAACACTGCTAGGAAACTAGGTATCAAGTACTGTTCTAACAGGCCATGTGCTCTTTATGCAATTCGTTGCCCTTTTGAAGGACCAGATGCTGACAATACACCAATTAG TATTGGCCTGGTAGCATCATCTGGTACCAAtggttgtaatattttatttctttgtaCTAGTGATGGTAAATCATACTCTGCTGTAATGGGGTGCAACTTAACTGCGAGCATAAGCAGTGCTTTCTTCCCACGGTTCAG TCGTGATGGAAAGCTTCTGGTGTTTCTATCTTCAAAACATGCTGTAGATAGTGGAGCACATAATGCAACCGATTCTCTGTATAAGATCAACTGGCCTTCTGATTGGAAAATGGATAAACAACTCgatgttacagaagtg GTTCCTATTGTAATGTGCCCTGAAGATGACTGTTTTCCGGGTATTTACTGTTCATACATGCTATCCAATCCTTGGTTTTCTGATGGATGCACAATGATACTAACATCTGCTTGGAGAAGTACTGAAGTGATAATATCAATAGATGTTTTAAG TGGCAAAGTAACTAGAATAACTCCGGAAGACTCGTATTACTCATGGAGTGCTCTAGCAATAGGTGGCGACAATGTTCTTGCTG TGTCAAGTAGTCCCATCGACCCTCCTCACATCAGGTATGGACGCCAAATGACACCAGAGGGTCAAGCACACAGATGGACTTGGGATGAAGTTAGTAGTCAGTGGACAACAGCCAGCAATAAG GTTAAGTCCTTGTTATCGCATCACAGTGTCAGTATACTTAAAATTCCAGTCGATAACCCCTCTGATGACCTCTCTGATG GTGGCAAGCTTCCATTTGAGGCCATCTTTGTGTCCAGCAAGGATAGTTCACACAGTCCGACTGTCGTAATCCTTCATGGTGGCCCACATTCATTGTCTGTATCCAGCtattcaaaatcgtcatcattTCTTGCTTCACTTGGATTTAACCTGCTTATTGTAAATTATCG AGGTACACTGGGTTTCGGAGAGGAGGCTTTGCAATCACTTCCTGGAAAAGTTGGATCTCAG GATGTCCAAGACTGCCTTACAGCCCTAGATTATGTTATCAAGGAAGAGCTGATAGATGCATCTAGAGTAGCTGTTGTCGGGATTTCCCATGGTGGATTTTTGACAACTCATTTAATCGGTCAG GCTCCAGATAGATTTGTCGTGGCAGCTGCTCGGAATCCTGTCTGCAACCTGGCACTGATGATTGGCATCACTGACATCCCAGATTGGTGTTACACAGTGGCCTGTGGAACTGAAGCGAAACAATATGCCTCCGAATCTCCTTCGCCTGATTGTCTTCGCCTCTTCTACCAGAAATCGCCAATTGCCCATATTTCAAAA GTGAAAGCGCCCCTTCTTATGCTTCTTGGAGGAGCAGATCTTCGAGTACCTGTCTCCAATGGCCTACAG TACGCAAGGGCCCTGAGGGAAAGTGGAGGCGAGGtcaaaattatgtttttccCGGAGGACATACATGAAATTAACAT ACCACGGTCAGAATTCGAGAGCTTCCTCAACATTGGAGTCTGGTTCAAGAAGCATCTGAAATAG
- the LOC133907271 gene encoding acylamino-acid-releasing enzyme 2-like isoform X4 — translation MDAVTSEEYASQTELLKEFTNVPSIDNAWVFKTNSEDISTAMFSISQPNLLANSKRKYIMYSHITRADANSLDFQWSPFPIEMTGVSVIVPSPSGSKLLVVRNGEKGSPTKLEIVDQSHVDKEIHVKQSIHGPLYTEEWFHGISWNQEETLIAYIAEAPPQPKPAFVASGYRKEGSSEKDCNSWEGQGDWEEDWGETYSKKGRPSLFVLNISSGQVLAAEGIARSLSVGQVVWAPPSSSGCQKYLVFVGWLEHNGFRNTARKLGIKYCSNRPCALYAIRCPFEGPDADNTPISIGLVASSGTNGCNILFLCTSDGKSYSAVMGCNLTASISSAFFPRFSRDGKLLVFLSSKHAVDSGAHNATDSLYKINWPSDWKMDKQLDVTEVVPIVMCPEDDCFPGIYCSYMLSNPWFSDGCTMILTSAWRSTEVIISIDVLSGKVTRITPEDSYYSWSALAIGGDNVLAVSSSPIDPPHIRYGRQMTPEGQAHRWTWDEVSSQWTTASNKVKSLLSHHSVSILKIPVDNPSDDLSDGGKLPFEAIFVSSKDSSHSPTVVILHGGPHSLSVSSYSKSSSFLASLGFNLLIVNYRGTLGFGEEALQSLPGKVGSQAPDRFVVAAARNPVCNLALMIGITDIPDWCYTVACGTEAKQYASESPSPDCLRLFYQKSPIAHISKVKAPLLMLLGGADLRVPVSNGLQYARALRESGGEVKIMFFPEDIHEINIPRSEFESFLNIGVWFKKHLK, via the exons ATGGATGCAGTGACATCTGAAGAATATGCTTCTCAAACCGAGTTACTGAAAGAATTCACCAATGTCCCGAGCATTGACAATGCTTGGGTTTTCAAAACCAACAGTG AAGACATATCCACAGCAATGTTTTCCATCAGCCAGCCAAACCTACTGGCGAACAGCAAGaggaaatacattatgtatTCTCACATTACGAGAGCTGATGCTAACTCTCTGGATTTCCAATGGTCTCCTTTTCCCATTGAAATGACTGGAGTATCGGTCATTGTTCCATCCCCTTCGGGATCGAAGCTTCTTGTAGTGCGAAATGGAGAAAAAGGTTCCCCTACAAAGCTTGAAATTGTTGATCAATCACATGTGGATAAGGAGATACATGTAAAGCAGTCTATACATGGTCCGCTTTATACCGAAGAATG GTTTCATGGTATTTCCTGGAATCAAGAAGAGACCTTGATAGCATATATTGCTGAAGCACCACCCCAACCAAAaccagcttttgttgcttctggATACAGAAAGGAAGGTTCTTCTGAGAAAGACTGTAATAGCTGGGAAGGACAAGGAGATTGGGAAGAGGACTGGGGTGAAACATACTCCAAAAAAGGGAGACCCTCATTGTTCGTTCTCAACATTTCCAG TGGACAAGTGCTAGCTGCTGAAGGCATCGCAAGATCATTGAGTGTTGGCCAAGTTGTTTGGGCTCCACCATCTTCAAGTGGCTGTCAAAAGTATTTGGTCTTTGTTGGATGGTTAGAGCACAACGGGTTTCGGAACACTGCTAGGAAACTAGGTATCAAGTACTGTTCTAACAGGCCATGTGCTCTTTATGCAATTCGTTGCCCTTTTGAAGGACCAGATGCTGACAATACACCAATTAG TATTGGCCTGGTAGCATCATCTGGTACCAAtggttgtaatattttatttctttgtaCTAGTGATGGTAAATCATACTCTGCTGTAATGGGGTGCAACTTAACTGCGAGCATAAGCAGTGCTTTCTTCCCACGGTTCAG TCGTGATGGAAAGCTTCTGGTGTTTCTATCTTCAAAACATGCTGTAGATAGTGGAGCACATAATGCAACCGATTCTCTGTATAAGATCAACTGGCCTTCTGATTGGAAAATGGATAAACAACTCgatgttacagaagtg GTTCCTATTGTAATGTGCCCTGAAGATGACTGTTTTCCGGGTATTTACTGTTCATACATGCTATCCAATCCTTGGTTTTCTGATGGATGCACAATGATACTAACATCTGCTTGGAGAAGTACTGAAGTGATAATATCAATAGATGTTTTAAG TGGCAAAGTAACTAGAATAACTCCGGAAGACTCGTATTACTCATGGAGTGCTCTAGCAATAGGTGGCGACAATGTTCTTGCTG TGTCAAGTAGTCCCATCGACCCTCCTCACATCAGGTATGGACGCCAAATGACACCAGAGGGTCAAGCACACAGATGGACTTGGGATGAAGTTAGTAGTCAGTGGACAACAGCCAGCAATAAG GTTAAGTCCTTGTTATCGCATCACAGTGTCAGTATACTTAAAATTCCAGTCGATAACCCCTCTGATGACCTCTCTGATG GTGGCAAGCTTCCATTTGAGGCCATCTTTGTGTCCAGCAAGGATAGTTCACACAGTCCGACTGTCGTAATCCTTCATGGTGGCCCACATTCATTGTCTGTATCCAGCtattcaaaatcgtcatcattTCTTGCTTCACTTGGATTTAACCTGCTTATTGTAAATTATCG AGGTACACTGGGTTTCGGAGAGGAGGCTTTGCAATCACTTCCTGGAAAAGTTGGATCTCAG GCTCCAGATAGATTTGTCGTGGCAGCTGCTCGGAATCCTGTCTGCAACCTGGCACTGATGATTGGCATCACTGACATCCCAGATTGGTGTTACACAGTGGCCTGTGGAACTGAAGCGAAACAATATGCCTCCGAATCTCCTTCGCCTGATTGTCTTCGCCTCTTCTACCAGAAATCGCCAATTGCCCATATTTCAAAA GTGAAAGCGCCCCTTCTTATGCTTCTTGGAGGAGCAGATCTTCGAGTACCTGTCTCCAATGGCCTACAG TACGCAAGGGCCCTGAGGGAAAGTGGAGGCGAGGtcaaaattatgtttttccCGGAGGACATACATGAAATTAACAT ACCACGGTCAGAATTCGAGAGCTTCCTCAACATTGGAGTCTGGTTCAAGAAGCATCTGAAATAG
- the LOC133907271 gene encoding acylamino-acid-releasing enzyme 2-like isoform X3 produces MDAVTSEEYASQTELLKEFTNVPSIDNAWVFKTNSEDISTAMFSISQPNLLANSKRKYIMYSHITRADANSLDFQWSPFPIEMTGVSVIVPSPSGSKLLVVRNGEKGSPTKLEIVDQSHVDKEIHVKQSIHGPLYTEEWFHGISWNQEETLIAYIAEAPPQPKPAFVASGYRKEGSSEKDCNSWEGQGDWEEDWGETYSKKGRPSLFVLNISSGQVLAAEGIARSLSVGQVVWAPPSSSGCQKYLVFVGWLEHNGFRNTARKLGIKYCSNRPCALYAIRCPFEGPDADNTPISIGLVASSGTNGCNILFLCTSDGKSYSAVMGCNLTASISSAFFPRFSRDGKLLVFLSSKHAVDSGAHNATDSLYKINWPSDWKMDKQLDVTEVVPIVMCPEDDCFPGIYCSYMLSNPWFSDGCTMILTSAWRSTEVIISIDVLSGKVTRITPEDSYYSWSALAIGGDNVLAVSSSPIDPPHIRYGRQMTPEGQAHRWTWDEVSSQWTTASNKVKSLLSHHSVSILKIPVDNPSDDLSDGGKLPFEAIFVSSKDSSHSPTVVILHGGPHSLSVSSYSKSSSFLASLGFNLLIVNYRGTLGFGEEALQSLPGKVGSQDVQDCLTALDYVIKEELIDASRVAVVGISHGGFLTTHLIGQAPDRFVVAAARNPVCNLALMIGITDIPDWCYTVACGTEAKQYASESPSPDCLRLFYQKSPIAHISKVKAPLLMLLGGADLRVPVSNGLQYQFVGFVYTPRPS; encoded by the exons ATGGATGCAGTGACATCTGAAGAATATGCTTCTCAAACCGAGTTACTGAAAGAATTCACCAATGTCCCGAGCATTGACAATGCTTGGGTTTTCAAAACCAACAGTG AAGACATATCCACAGCAATGTTTTCCATCAGCCAGCCAAACCTACTGGCGAACAGCAAGaggaaatacattatgtatTCTCACATTACGAGAGCTGATGCTAACTCTCTGGATTTCCAATGGTCTCCTTTTCCCATTGAAATGACTGGAGTATCGGTCATTGTTCCATCCCCTTCGGGATCGAAGCTTCTTGTAGTGCGAAATGGAGAAAAAGGTTCCCCTACAAAGCTTGAAATTGTTGATCAATCACATGTGGATAAGGAGATACATGTAAAGCAGTCTATACATGGTCCGCTTTATACCGAAGAATG GTTTCATGGTATTTCCTGGAATCAAGAAGAGACCTTGATAGCATATATTGCTGAAGCACCACCCCAACCAAAaccagcttttgttgcttctggATACAGAAAGGAAGGTTCTTCTGAGAAAGACTGTAATAGCTGGGAAGGACAAGGAGATTGGGAAGAGGACTGGGGTGAAACATACTCCAAAAAAGGGAGACCCTCATTGTTCGTTCTCAACATTTCCAG TGGACAAGTGCTAGCTGCTGAAGGCATCGCAAGATCATTGAGTGTTGGCCAAGTTGTTTGGGCTCCACCATCTTCAAGTGGCTGTCAAAAGTATTTGGTCTTTGTTGGATGGTTAGAGCACAACGGGTTTCGGAACACTGCTAGGAAACTAGGTATCAAGTACTGTTCTAACAGGCCATGTGCTCTTTATGCAATTCGTTGCCCTTTTGAAGGACCAGATGCTGACAATACACCAATTAG TATTGGCCTGGTAGCATCATCTGGTACCAAtggttgtaatattttatttctttgtaCTAGTGATGGTAAATCATACTCTGCTGTAATGGGGTGCAACTTAACTGCGAGCATAAGCAGTGCTTTCTTCCCACGGTTCAG TCGTGATGGAAAGCTTCTGGTGTTTCTATCTTCAAAACATGCTGTAGATAGTGGAGCACATAATGCAACCGATTCTCTGTATAAGATCAACTGGCCTTCTGATTGGAAAATGGATAAACAACTCgatgttacagaagtg GTTCCTATTGTAATGTGCCCTGAAGATGACTGTTTTCCGGGTATTTACTGTTCATACATGCTATCCAATCCTTGGTTTTCTGATGGATGCACAATGATACTAACATCTGCTTGGAGAAGTACTGAAGTGATAATATCAATAGATGTTTTAAG TGGCAAAGTAACTAGAATAACTCCGGAAGACTCGTATTACTCATGGAGTGCTCTAGCAATAGGTGGCGACAATGTTCTTGCTG TGTCAAGTAGTCCCATCGACCCTCCTCACATCAGGTATGGACGCCAAATGACACCAGAGGGTCAAGCACACAGATGGACTTGGGATGAAGTTAGTAGTCAGTGGACAACAGCCAGCAATAAG GTTAAGTCCTTGTTATCGCATCACAGTGTCAGTATACTTAAAATTCCAGTCGATAACCCCTCTGATGACCTCTCTGATG GTGGCAAGCTTCCATTTGAGGCCATCTTTGTGTCCAGCAAGGATAGTTCACACAGTCCGACTGTCGTAATCCTTCATGGTGGCCCACATTCATTGTCTGTATCCAGCtattcaaaatcgtcatcattTCTTGCTTCACTTGGATTTAACCTGCTTATTGTAAATTATCG AGGTACACTGGGTTTCGGAGAGGAGGCTTTGCAATCACTTCCTGGAAAAGTTGGATCTCAG GATGTCCAAGACTGCCTTACAGCCCTAGATTATGTTATCAAGGAAGAGCTGATAGATGCATCTAGAGTAGCTGTTGTCGGGATTTCCCATGGTGGATTTTTGACAACTCATTTAATCGGTCAG GCTCCAGATAGATTTGTCGTGGCAGCTGCTCGGAATCCTGTCTGCAACCTGGCACTGATGATTGGCATCACTGACATCCCAGATTGGTGTTACACAGTGGCCTGTGGAACTGAAGCGAAACAATATGCCTCCGAATCTCCTTCGCCTGATTGTCTTCGCCTCTTCTACCAGAAATCGCCAATTGCCCATATTTCAAAA GTGAAAGCGCCCCTTCTTATGCTTCTTGGAGGAGCAGATCTTCGAGTACCTGTCTCCAATGGCCTACAG TATCAATTTGTCGGATTCGTTTACACCCCACGCCCATCCTGA